The Kogia breviceps isolate mKogBre1 chromosome 2, mKogBre1 haplotype 1, whole genome shotgun sequence genome segment ACCGACTCTGCCTGTTTGTGGTGACGCCGATCATGGTGGTGGGCACAGCCTGGATCTTCCTGCAGGGCGCCTACAACCAGCCTCCACCTCAGCCTTTCCCTGGGGACCCCTTCTCCTACCGGGAGCAGGACAAGCGCTTCATCTAGAGTGGGCCTGCCCTCCCCGGCCTGGCCCAACAACCAGGGCAGGTGGTGGGCCTGAAAGGGATGTACAGGGGGTGGGCTGGATAGCTGTGTGGACAGGGGTGTCTGGGAAACAACCAGATCTTCCTGGGCAGACCCGTTCCCAGCCCTGAGACTTTCAGCCCCGTTGGTCCTGCCAGGCTGGGGCAGAGATGAGCTGAGgtcaagggagggagggggaagcccTGAGTCTCAACAGTGGTTCCTTTGCAAATAAAGCCAGGAGCCACCGGAGAAGGCCTGAGAGCGGatgtgggctgggggtggggcaggacgATTTGGGGGGAGGCAGAGGGCTGGCTCAGGGACCAGGGAGGATGCCACTGAGGCTGGCCTTTTGGGACCCCTCTGTGAGGGGTCAGAAAGACAGACATCTTcttgcctccctctccctcaggtGGGCTCCTGGGCCTTTACTTCCAGCTCCTCCAGCCGCCTCCCTCTGCCAATCCCTTAGTCTTGGGCTCCTGAGGCCCCCCCTGGAGCCGAGGCTGGGGATGCCTCTCTCTCCAGGCCCACTAGGGGAGGGGTTTTTTGGCAGGTTTGGGAACATCAGGGTTGCAGAATGGCCTTCCCCAGCCCTCTCTGCCTCGGCCACTCTATCTGGGTCCCCCTGGGAAGCTGAGGATGGGGGTGGAAGGGTCAGGTTcagcagccacagaggccagAGGTCAGCCTGTCAACCTCAGGTCACACGCACCGTCCCAAAGCCCCAGAACTCGGCCATCCCCCCCAGGCTTGTCCCCTTGAGCACCTACTCCTCCGCCCCCAAATAGGGTTGCCAGACAAGacttgggacatacttatactaaaaaatgattcattgtttaacctgaaattcaaatttaactgggaatcctgtattttaatttgctaaatctggcaactccACCCCAAAGGGAGCCCCCGCCAGTCCTATCCCAAAGGCCAAGGGCTGAGGCTGCAGGAGCCTGAGGATGTGGTTCTGTGTGGTAGCCCACCTCCAAGGTGTCCCCAGTGAGCCACACCTCCTGGCATTCATACCCTCCCACACGGTACCAAGATTGGTCTGTGTGACCGACAGAAGGAGGCAGAAGTGACAGTGTGTCACTTCCAAGATCAGGTCGTAAAAGACATTGCAgccactctctttctctctctctctttctctccctccctcattcaTTCTTAGTTGGCTCTCTGACTTTGGGGAAGCCAGGGGCTTGATGAGCAGCCCTGTGGAGAGGTCCAGACGGCAAGTAACCGAGGCCTCCGGCCAACAGCCCTGTGAGTGACCTTGGAAATGGATCTTCCAGCTGAAGTGGCTCCTTCAGCCACAGTGGAGCCTTCAGATGAGATCACAGCCCCACAAAAGGCTCtgagccagagccacccagctaagctgctcctggattcctgaccctcagaaactgtgtgagatatTAAACATTTGTCATGTTAAGAGACAAagctttggggtggtttgttacactagcagtgtgaccttgggcaaaccacCCCTCATCTCtcggcttcagttttctcatctgcaaagtgtgGATAAGTCTAGCTCATGAGGCGTCTTGAAGATCAAATTTGCTAGTAGGAGTAAAGGTAGTTACATGTGTCTTGCAAATTTTAGGGGTGGTTATTTATCTCATTCCTCATTCGTGGGTCTCTCAGTCACTGAGGACAGGCCCTTGGGGCCCTCACAAGGGCCTCCTGCATCCAGACCTGGTGTGGTGACTGACAGAGGACTGCAGCAGGTTGGAGGACCTGATTCTTCACCTCCTTGATGTGCAGGCTTGAGTCTCCCAGTTGAACCCACGTCCCTCAGAGGGAATCAGTGACCTCATGAGCTCAGGTATATAGAAGGCAAAATGTTTGGTCTTCCCATGGAACTGAAGAAAAGATAAACCATTTAAAACCAAAACTGACCCCACTTACTTCTGCTTTGCAATATGAACCTTCCGAAAATTCAAGGGacaaatctttaattttttcccctctgaataGGAAAACTAGCTTAGACTTACACCTTTCAGATGAGCAGGCAGTCCGGGTCTTCCCTGGAATTTTTCACCAACTCTGGGGGGTCCCTTTCTCGTGCCCAGAGACAAGAGGGCCCAGATCTGATCCCTCAACCACTGTCGTTGCTTTGCCTAGCCACATGGTGGCGCTGTTGGCAGCAGATTTTACACAGTCCAATAGGGAGGCCTCAGTGTGTCGAGCCTGCTCAGGTGGCACCTTCCAGAGAAGCAACCCCCAATGCCCCACTAGACCAAGGGTGCCTCTTTAGCAGGTTCCCGGGGTCACAGTGGGTCCCCCGACAGCACCCACTTCCCCAACACTCCAGCCCCAGGGTGCTGTCAGGACTGGTCCACCCTACGGTGGCTGCGTGGGGTGGGATGGTTCCGGCGGTGATGCGAGCGATGCGGAGCcatggggagccatggggagcgGAAGATGACGCTTCGCTCGcttgctgctcacctcctgctgcgcggACCGCTATCGGTCCGCGGCCCAAGGGTAGGGGGTCCCTGTCTTAATGGGTCCCATACTTCCCCCTTAACCCTTCCAGGGCTGAAACTGCGACTCCTCAgagatgcccccccccccccgagaacACCAAAGGGACCTCtcagagcagagagaaggggagaaaacaGGGGCTAAAATCTGCATCcccaaaaaacttaaaaataaataaaatctgcatCCAGCGGGAGGTGGCACAGTTCCTACCAGAGGGAACTCAATCTCCAGagtcttccttttccctcccagACACTCgtagggaaggggaaagagaaagtcAGAAATGTCGGGCGTCAACCGACTACCTACGcctggggtggtggagggggagggagacaggCGGTCCACGATTTAGCAGAAGCCATTCACTCTCTTGGGCAAAGAGCCGTCTtggaggagagcagagaggaggagagacacTGCTCCGCGAAACAGGTGAGGGAATTGAGTCCAGGGGACACCAGAGGGCAAAGTGGGGAGAAGGAGCCATTGGCTTCGTGTACTCCAGGGAAAGTGGGCTACACAGCTAGGTGCGTGGTGAGAGCGAAGTTTGAGGTGGGGGGGGTGCTGGGGGCGGGCTGTCCAGGAAAACTGAGTGTGGAGCCCAAAGCAGGACCGAACGCAAGGACCAAAGTAGATCAGGGAAGACAGGGGCCACCACTGtcatgcccccaccccccccccaaagtcCTGGGGAGGACAACAGAGACTTGTGGCCCTGCTGCAGTGGCTGGGGTCTGAGCCAACCTCATCTGGATCTCCAGGGACAGGGCATGTGCGTGGGCTGACTTCTAGTTTACTGACACGTGTTAAAATGCCACAGGCGCCATTTGCTTGGGGGGAGGGGACACGCCCTCAAATGGTGCTTTCCCTCCAGCCCTCAGAGGCCTCCACCACCCTGTCCCACAGGATGAGGAAGAGGGGGTGGCACATATGGGAACCCGCGTCCTCCGTCTCGCCCACGTACTGGGTCATGTGGACCTGTCTGCTTCGAATAGCTGGTCAGAAGACAGGTGGCCAGCTGACAGCAGGGTCCTCGGCTCCGAGATCAGCCTCAGCCCCACTCTTCCCCTGACCACAAACCGCAGCATGGATGGAGCTGGTTTTCTGGCCCCTCTAGGTCCCCTCATCTGACTCTACAGGGGCCACGACCTTGACCTTGCCTGCCTGCCCCCCTTGGACTGTGAGTCCCTGTGAGTGGCTCGGGCTTATCCCTGGGTCCCCCTGGCCTAGAGCTGTCCTGCCACACACTGGGGACTCCATAAATCTGTGGATGATTTAATAAACACTGAGGCCCCACTGAGGAGCCCCTATTCAGGGGCTGTCCTATTCCCTGGAGCCTGCGTTCCCAATCTTCCTTGGCTCTCCTTCCTTTAAAGCTTACCAGACCCAAGTTCCATGCCTCAGAGACCAGAGAACCCTGACTTGATCCCCCCCCATTTGCATTAAGGTGTCATTGCCTGGGGGCCCTAGTGCATCTCTCCCATGGGCACTTGACCCTCCAGTGTCTCGGTCTGGTGGAGTGACCCACGAAGATGTCAGGGACCACGTCATAGAGAAACTCAGGAACAAAACACGCTTACCCAACGGCCTTCACACCTCCCCAGATCCTGACCCGCTGGAGGGGTCACAGGAGGAAGGGTCCTCGGCCGGGGCCCTCCTTCAGCGCTCTGCCTTTTTCTCCCACACCCACCTGTCCCTGGCTGCGTCCTCAGCCCCCCGGCTGGAACACGGACAGAGGACTGGGTCGGCTGAGCCTGAGAGTGGGGATGGAGGCTGGACCGTCTCTGTTGGGGCAGACAGGGCCCCTCTTGTCGTCCCCAGCCCAGGTAACCTGAGCTCGGCATTGTGTCCATCCTGGAACAGCTGACGGCGCTGGGGTCAGACAgctggtggggtggggctggTCTGGCCGGCCCGGCTGGGGAGGGAGTGTGGGCTGTCACATGAGACCCAGAGGCTGCATCCCTGTATCCCAGTCCCGAGGAGCTGCAGTCGCACCCCTGTCACCGCAGAGAGCCGTGACACCATGCACGGGGGCCAGAGGCCGCTGCTTCTTCTGCCACTGTTGGCTGTCTGCCTGGGTGTGGACACAGGGGGTCTGGGGCCTGGAGAGGCCAGGCGCAGGGGTCCTAGGCCTCAGGGGATGGAGGGTCTCGGGGGCTACTGGAGCCTGTCCCCCACACCCGGTTCCCTACTTCCCCGTGTCACAGCCTCCCGTGGCCTCCCGCGCATTCTGCCCCAAAGCCCCCGTACCCAGGCTCACCGCTGTCTGTCGCAGGAGCCCAGGGCCGGAACCAGGAGGAGCGTCTGCTCGGGGACCTGATGCACAGCTACGTCCCCCACCTGAGGCCTGCCAAGCACGATTCGGACGTGGTCAACGTCAGCCTGAAGCTGACTCTCACCAACCTCATCTCCCTGGTGAGCACAGGCCTGTAggacgggggcggggaggggatccCACCTGCCCCTGGgatcggggggcggggggggggagaggaaggggctggcTCCAGCAGCCGGGAGCAGGCAGGGCCCGCCGGGGAGAGACCGGGGAGCTGGAAAACTCCCTTGGGGGCCGCCCGAGAGGCTGGGGTCTTGTGGGGACTAACACCTAGCCCTCTGTTCTGCGCCCCCAGAATGAGCGAGAGGAGGCCCTCACCACCAACGTCTGGATAGAAATGGTAAGGAGCCGCCCTGCCGCCCTCTTTTCCTCTAGCGGCGCCCACCCTGGGGCCCCAGGGCCCTCGCAGCCGCCTGGTTCCCTCCCGTCCCATCCCCGCCTCTCCTGCCCCCCGGGGCTGGGCCCCGGTTCCTGGGGGTCGGGGGGCCTGGCAACCCCTCCCCCTGCAGCAGTGGTGTGACTACCGCCTGCGCTGGGACCCGCGTGACTATGACGGCCTGTGGGTGCTGCGGGTACCGTCCAGCATGGTGTGGCGGCCGGACGTCGTGCTGGAGAACAAGTGAGGAGGTGGCACGGGCGGGACAGACAGTCGCCAGGGCGGGCCCAGCGGGACAAGGGGGCTCCGGGAGAAAGAGGCAGGCGAGCAAAGGGTGCAGCCCGGGGACGCCGCGGGCACTGGGCCACGGGGGCTATAAGGGTAGGGCCGGGGGCCAGCACGCCTGACCCTGGACCTGGCTCCACCGCCTCCGGGCTGGGCCGCTGTCCCCGTAACGTGGGGATGAGGACAGCTCTCTCGCGGGCGCCCACGGGACAGGCGTGGGAAGGGCTGCCCTCCGGCTCTGGCACTCTGTGGGAGCTTAAGCGCTGTCAGGTGCTGTCAAGACCATTAACGACgaagagaggtggggagagcGGCAGGGATGAGGAGCTGGGCCGAGGGAGCCTGGCGCACGGGGGGCGGCgagggggggcggcgggggggccgGGGGAGGAGGGGTCCCCAGGCCAGGAGCAGACCGGCCAGGGGTGTGGCGGGCTGGGAAGCGTTGGCGTCCCCGGGCCCCACCCACACGGGGCCTGGCCTGTGCGCAGCGTGGACGGCGTATTCGAGGTGGCCCTCTACTGCAACGTGCTCGTGTCTCCCGACGGCTGCGTCTACTGGCTGCCGCCCGCCATCTTCCGCTCCTCCTGCCCCGTCTCGGTCACCTACTTCCCCTTCGACTGGCAGAACTGCTCCCTCATCTTCCAGTGAGGCCGTTGGCTGGGGTGGTGGGGATTTCGCTCTAAGAGGGGCCCTGGTCCCTGTCGGGTGGGGACCCAGGGGCCTGGCTCCACCTCCCTGGGGCCTCCGTGTCTGTGTCAGGCCCAGATGCCTGAAGATGCCCGTGTCCCTCCCTGCTGAGCCTCGGGCCCCTCGCTCATCCTCCTtcactgcctcagtttccctgcctgTGCCCGGAGGAGGGACATCGGTGGCTGGGATGGGTGGGCGAGAAGGCACACACAGGCCGACCCGCAGGCACACCCGCACGAGGCCGCTACGCCCTACAGCCCCGCGGAGGGGACGGCGCCGTCTCAGTATCCTCGCCCATTGACGGGGGAAAGGGGGTCTGTGAGGGGGTGTCCCCGGCTTTTAGAGGAGCAGTCTTCCTGAGACCCTCCTCAGTAAGCAGAGCCGAGAGGTACACACTGTATATTTCCTCTCTTCTCACCATCGGCCCCTCCTGCCCCGGAGACGGTGGAAGCGGGGAGCACGGGGTGGCCCTGGGCTTTCGCCACGAGGGGAGTAGTACAGTCAGCTGCAGTCTCCTGCTCCTTCCGCTCAGACTTCCGCAGACCCCAGAGAGCCTGACTCCCCGCCCCCGCGCCATCCCCTGCCAGGGTTGGGTGGAGAACTCGGAAATTCCTGGCTGCACTTTTTGAGGCAAAGCTGCCCACAGTTGCCCTCAGGTGATGGTCTATGTGACCTCATGGGTGAGTCTACGCACACTCGAGTTCATCCTCTTTCCCCCCGCATCTCCCAGGTCCCAGACCTACAGCAGCAACGAGATCAATCTGCAGCTGAGCCAGGAAGATGGTCAGACCATCGAGTGGATTTTCATAGACCCCGAGGCCTTCACAGGTAACCTCCACCCAAGGGCCCTGCTGGAGCTGGCTGTGCGGGCAGGGCCAGGCCGAGCTCACGCCCCCTCCCGTGTAACTCAACATGAAAACGACAGTAAAccacaaaatacatatatttaaaggcCCAGCAAACCTCTGATTTTCCCCATGATCCTTCCTCCGGTTTGGGCGGGAGGGGACCAAACATCCATCCTCCCACACTGTTCCCATCCCTCGGTGGCGCTCCTCTGGGCACGCGCCGGTTGCCCTGTAGCTGGGTCACACGGGCTGCAGGGAtctgcccgcccgcccgccctggGCCCACCCCAGCCTGCTGCCCACAGAAAATGGAGAGTGGGCCATCCGGCACCGGCCGGCCAAGATGCTGCTGGATGAGGCGGCACCAGCCGAGGAGGCCGGCCACCAAAAGGTCGTCTTCTACCTGCTCATCCAGCGCAAGCCCCTCTTCTACGTCATCAACATCATCGCGCCCTGCGTACTCATCTCCTCTGTGGCCATCCTCATCTACTTCCTTCCTGCCAAGGGTACCTAGCGCCGGTGGGAGGGGAGCCCCGGCCCCGGGCCGGCGACACAAGGGATAGCCGCACGGGCAGAACGGCACCCCGACCGGGGGCCGGGGACACGGACGCCTTGTGGGGCGGGGGTGCCCCACGGCGGGGAGGTTGAGATCCGCTCTGAGGGCCTCTTGGTCACGGGCAGCGGGTGGTCAGAAGTGTACCGTCGCCATCAACGTGCTCCTGGCCCAGACCGTCTTCCTCTTCCTTGTGGCCAAGAAGGTGCCCGAGACCTCCCAGGCAGTACCACTCATCAGCAAGTAAGGCCGGCCTCACGCCTgcgcccacctcctcccccccCTTCTCAGGAACACAGGGCACTGCCCTCCTGCCACCCCATCCCCATCATCCTCAACGCCAGCCCATCACCCCAAGGGATCTGGGGGAATCAGCCGCGACGGGAGGGGGTGTCATCTGGGGTGGAGTGCCGAAGGGCCAGCCCCGCctcctgccttccccaccccGGCAGGTACCTGACCTTCCTCCTGGTGGTGACCATCCTGATTGTTGTCAATGCCGTGGTCGTGCTCAACGTGTCTTTGCggtccccccacacacactccatGGCCCGAGGGGTCCGCAAGGCaagctccccgcccccgcccccctccagcATCCTCCTGCCTTTCCGCTTACGTGCACCTTCCCCTGCACCTCTGCCCCTGGGCCTATTCCTCACCTACCACATTCAGCAGCTAACCTGCCCCCCGTGCATCTAGAAGCACATGCCCCACTGGATCAACAATAACATCAGGCGCTTACCACGCGGCAGGTGTATTACGTGTactaacttatttaatcttcGTAAGTCCCCTATGAAGTGGGTATTAGTATCATCTCCagtttacatatgaggaaacagaatcacagaaagGTTAAGGAGTTTGTTTACTTGAGGTCGCCTGGCTGGAAAGTGGAGGAAGCAGGATTCTGCCCAGGCGGCCTGGCTCCAGTGCCCGTGTGATCTGCAGCCCACCTGAAGCAGTCAGCTGGGACCCTTGTTACAAATGCAGACTCCCAGCCTACCCCGGGCATCCTGGGccaggggtggggcccaggaaccTGTGTTTGCAGCAAGTGCCCTGGTGATTCCGACGTGCACGAAAGtttgggggcccaggttcagtgtCCGGCGCAGAACAGGGAAGCCGTGCCGGGGCCAAGCCACTGCCCCTGAAGTGCAGCCTCTGGGCCCCCAGCGCCTGAGCCCCTCGTGCCAACTACCACCTCCTGCTCCGAAGCACGGCCTGGCCGCCCAATCACGCAGGAAGGTCTGCCGGCCGCTAAGCTAAGCCACCCGTGACATGCCCTCTTCAGGTGTTCCTGCGGCTCTTGCCCCAGCTGTTGCGGATGCACGTTCGCCCGCTGGCCCCGGCGGCTGCGCAGGACGCCCGCCCCCGCCCACGGAATGGCTCCTCCACGGGGTGGTCCGTTagagctggggaggaggtggCCGTCCGCCTGCCCCTCAGTGAACTCCTCTTCCGGCAGCACCAGCGCGACGGGCTAGTAAGGGCAGCGCTGGAGAAGCTAGGtgaggctggtggggggggggtgacacTGGGGACAGCCCTCCCCAGGGACTTCAGACGGGAAGGGTCTGTCGGCCAAGGTGCCAGGCACAGCAGATGAGAGTTGGGCAAGTGTCCAGTttgaggagagaggggctggggtCTCTAAGGAGAGGCCACTTTCTCAGACTGTTTCTCCTCCATTCCACTCCCAAACCTTACTCTCTCTCTTCCACAGAGAAGGGCCCGGAGtcagggcagagccaggagtgGTGTGGCAGCCTGAAGCAGGCCGCCCCAGCCGTCCAGGCCTGTGTGGAAGCCTGCAACCTCATTGCCTGCGCCCGCTACCAGCAGAGTCACTTTGACAGTGTAAGCCAGtcgggggtggggttggggtttGAGTACCTGCTGAGGGACTTGGACCTGAGATGGGGCAGGATGAGTGGGGTGGCCATGCTATAGGCAATAGGATGGAAAAAGTGGAACTGGGAGTGGGGCCGGGGGCCCGTGGAAGAAGCCGGGTTGAGGCCTGGAAGTAGGTGAGAAGGGCTCAAGGAAATGAAGAACGGAGGCCTGCTGGATGGCCAGGGGTGGTACAGGGCTCCAGCTTGGTGCCCCCGCTGGTATCCCATCCCCTGCCTCTCACCCTCAGGGGAACAAGGAGTGGTTCCTGGTGGGCCGAGTGCTAGACCGCGTCTGCTTCCTGGTCATGCTCTCGCTCTTTGTCTGCGGCACTGCTGGAATCTTCCTCATGGCCTACTACAACAGGATGCCTGCCCTGGCATTCCCTGGAGACCCCCGCCCCTACCTGCCCTCGTCCAACTGAGCCGACCAATTGCTGCTAGCCGTGTGGAGTCTTCTCAGCTGTGTTCTGCCGCTGAGGTCATGAGTATGCTCTTTGGGACACACCCTTCAGGGCCATGTGAGCCAACCGTTCCTGAGAAAAGCTGgggaaataaaaagacagagCTGGAGCCCTGGAGTGGTTGGAGATGGGATGCCGGAAGAGTGTGTTAGTGGGATCAGCGTCTACATGGCACTGGCTTGCTGTTCCTAGCACTCCCCCCACTTGAGCAAGGTGTTATCGACTCCCATCATTTCTGAAGCCCTAAGGACTCTGTTTTATCCTATCCCCAACTAGGCAAGGTCCTATCCCTCCAGGCCTGGGCCTTCCTTCCCTTTTACAAGTTCCCTGCAGGCTCCTAAAGGAGGGAAGTCAAGAGAAAAGTGAAGAGTAGCAGCCAATGCTCTATCAAAAGAAGGGGAGCAGCCCACTCCAGCTGGCATCTGCCTACTTTCTTGGGGCTGTAAGCACCCAATACTCATGTGCACCAGTGACCTTTCCAttcagatgcattttttttttgccatcgaTCGCCAAACATTTTATgagttttattatctttttcattattaagATAAGAGCTCCTCACAGCATTATGGATAAGCAAGAATCACCATTCCCCCATGTTTAGGATGGGCAAATTGAGGCCTAGAGTAAGAGGGGCGTCCCAGAACAATGATGGCTAAATAAGGGCTGGAGTCCACAATTCCCAACACTGACCTAATCTTAGACACTCTAAGAAAGTTCTATGGCCTGGAAAACGGacgcctcttccttctcttctcaaaGGCCAGGGAATTTGCACTGGTCTCAAGGAAGAgcgaggcagggaggcagggaggcagggaggttgggaggctgggaggctgggaggctgggaggagacCCTGACCAGCCTCCCTTTGCCCTACTTAGGAAACGAGGGCCAGGGTCTTtcagggctgggagtggggtggggagtaAGGCCATGCTTTGAGAGTGTAACTGGGGCCTGAGTTTTGTTGGTGACAAGAcaacttgggcaagtcatttgtgctccctgagcctgtttcctcatctgtaaatatgGGCACAGATATCAGTTCCTATCTCCCCTCATCACAGGATCAAAGGTGCGGGTGAAAgtgattaaaaaatgttaaagtgtCACATAAAGACCTGACAATGGGACAtatttgggggtgggagaggcccTCCCCCAAGCACAGGGTTGCTGGCTTTAGGGATCAATCACCAGCaggttcatttcatttattccagtgtgtgtgtgtgtgtgtgtgtgtgtgtgtgtgtgtcaagcaggttcatttcatttattccagtgtgtgtgtgtgtgtgtgtgtgtgtgtgtgtgtcaagcaggttcatttcatttattccagtgtgtgtgtgtgtgtgtgtgtgtgtgtgtgtgtgtgtgtgtgtgaagcaggttcatttcatttattccagtgtgtggtgtgtgtgtgtgtctctctctctctctctcaacctgACTGCCTCAGAAGGCGGAGATCAGCTCTGTAGCTCCTGGCACAAGTAAGCAAAGATTAACAATAGCCACCACTTATGAAGGGTTACTGTGTCTAGCGCCTGAAACTGATTATCTCGTTCAATCCACCCGGCAACTTGAAGAGGCGGGTACTACAGTATAGTATGGCCAGTACCAAAGAAGAAAGAGCCTCAGGGAGCTTAAGAGAGAGTCCAGGATCGTGCAGCCCCACTGGGGTTGGACTCGGGAGCCGTGAATCCAGAGTCTGCGCCGTCAGCTACTCGGAGCTGTCTTTCTCGGAGCCCGCCGCGGGAGGGGGTCAGCACGCGCTCCCCTGGGCAGGGAGGGCGGCCGGCGGGCAAGAACAGGCACAGAGTCGAGGCCCGCAGCCCGCATGGCCACCGAACCTGAGCAGCTCCGCGCAACCGCCCGACGACTGCGTCCTGGCATACCCGACCCCTTCTCGGCCAGCTCGCCGACGTTCCGCTGCGCCCGCGCAACCGGAAGTGGTCGGACCCTAGGCGGAGGGACCTGGCGGAGCGGAAGTCACTCCGTGAGGCGGTGGTGACGGCGGCGGCGAGAGGATGAACAACAAGTTCGACGCGTGAGTGCCGCGTGGCCGCCTCCCGGGGCCCCTTCCCTCAACCGTTGCTCGCGTCCGCCGCCGCTGGGACCGCGGGCGGCGCAAACTGCGGCACCGGTCTCCCTTCCTGGTTAGGGCTGCGGGCCAGCTGGGCCTGGGCGGCcggcggggaggagggggttggggaggagggatGCAGGGGTCTCAGGGACCCCAGGGTCGTACGGACCCAGAGCGAAGTGCGGGGTCCGGGCGGGAGGAGGTG includes the following:
- the CHRNG gene encoding acetylcholine receptor subunit gamma, with product MHGGQRPLLLLPLLAVCLGAQGRNQEERLLGDLMHSYVPHLRPAKHDSDVVNVSLKLTLTNLISLNEREEALTTNVWIEMQWCDYRLRWDPRDYDGLWVLRVPSSMVWRPDVVLENNVDGVFEVALYCNVLVSPDGCVYWLPPAIFRSSCPVSVTYFPFDWQNCSLIFQSQTYSSNEINLQLSQEDGQTIEWIFIDPEAFTENGEWAIRHRPAKMLLDEAAPAEEAGHQKVVFYLLIQRKPLFYVINIIAPCVLISSVAILIYFLPAKAGGQKCTVAINVLLAQTVFLFLVAKKVPETSQAVPLISKYLTFLLVVTILIVVNAVVVLNVSLRSPHTHSMARGVRKVFLRLLPQLLRMHVRPLAPAAAQDARPRPRNGSSTGWSVRAGEEVAVRLPLSELLFRQHQRDGLVRAALEKLEKGPESGQSQEWCGSLKQAAPAVQACVEACNLIACARYQQSHFDSGNKEWFLVGRVLDRVCFLVMLSLFVCGTAGIFLMAYYNRMPALAFPGDPRPYLPSSN